From one Mustela nigripes isolate SB6536 chromosome 16, MUSNIG.SB6536, whole genome shotgun sequence genomic stretch:
- the LOC132003251 gene encoding LOW QUALITY PROTEIN: ubiquitin-like FUBI-ribosomal protein eS30 fusion protein (The sequence of the model RefSeq protein was modified relative to this genomic sequence to represent the inferred CDS: inserted 1 base in 1 codon; substituted 1 base at 1 genomic stop codon) — MQQEKKGRGGHSSVPDRQLFVSAQELHTLKVTSQETVIQIKAHVASLKGMAPEDQIIPLAGMPLKDEATISQCGVEVLTTLAVANCGLGGKVHSSLADAGKIRGQTPKVAKQEKMKTGXSLMVDXCFVNVVPTFGKKDPNAISEVHYNLGFPQ, encoded by the exons ATGCAGCaggaaaagaag GGCCGTGGTGGCCACAGCTCAGTCCCTGACAGGCAGCTCTTTGTCAGCGCTCAGGAGCTACATACCCTCAAGGTGACTAGCCAGGAGACAGTCATCCAGATCAAGGCTCATGTAGCCTCACTGAAGGGCATGGCTCCAGAAGATCAAATCATACCCCTGGCAGGCATGCCCCTAAAGGACGAGGCTACCATAAGTCAGTGTGGAGTAGAGGTTCTGACCACCCTGGCAGTAGCCAACTGCGGGCTTGGAGGTAAAGTCCATAGTTCCCTAGCTGATGCTGGGAAAATAAGAGGGCAAACTCCCAAGGTAGCTAAAcaggagaaaatgaagacag TGAGCCTTATGGTGGATTAGTGCTTTGTCAATGTTGTGCCCACCTTTGGCAAGAAGGACCCCAATGCCATATCTGAAGTCCACTATAATCTTGGCTTTCCCCAATAA